The Primulina tabacum isolate GXHZ01 chromosome 7, ASM2559414v2, whole genome shotgun sequence genome includes a window with the following:
- the LOC142550849 gene encoding putative pectinesterase 29, producing the protein MSRFQLILCVFIALFLVLPICYSKFQRNHHLHHHKNGVELPTIYVDPSGKGHHKTIQAAIDSVPSNNQNWTCIYIKQGTYREKVHIPFDKPFIYLKGEGKRKTIVIWGDYDSIATSATFTSQADNIVVKSITFVNSHNYPPTGGSGNQRRAAVAATIEGDKSVFYRCGFMGLQDTLWDVQGRHYFKLCTIQGAVDFIFGSGQSLYERCTISVTAGALNGAPGYITAQGRSSPTESNGFVFKDCNIIGHGKTYLGRPWRGFARVLFYNTSMSQIIVPEGWDAWLSVGHEYQLTYAEYNCHGLGANTTSRVKWANNMNIDMFRKFATISFIDDEGWFKDGKFKMFIPSLK; encoded by the exons atgtcacGTTTTCAATtgattttgtgtgtttttattgcCCTTTTCTTAGTTCTTCCAATTTGTTATTCTAAGTTCCAAAGAAATCATCATCTCCATCACCATAAAAATGGTGTGGAGTTACCAACAATTTATGTCGATCCCTCCGGGAAAGGCCATCACAAGACCATTCAAGCAGCCATCGATTCGGTCCCGTCGAACAACCAGAATTGGACCTGTATTTACATCAAACAAGGCACATATAG GGAGAAAGTCCATATCCCTTTCGATAAACCATTCATATACCTAAAAGGTGAAGGGAAGCGAAAAACTATCGTGATTTGGGGCGATTACGACTCTATCGCGACGAGTGCTACGTTCACTTCTCAGGCAGACAACATTGTTGTCAAAAGCATAACATTTGTT AATTCTCACAACTACCCTCCTACGGGTGGTTCGGGTAACCAGAGGAGGGCAGCAGTCGCGGCGACGATAGAGGGGGACAAATCGGTCTTTTACCGGTGTGGATTTATGGGGTTGCAGGATACACTGTGGGATGTTCAAGGAAGACATTACTTCAAATTGTGCACTATTCAAGGGGCTGTTGATTTCATCTTTGGGTCTGGCCAATCACTTTATGAG AGATGTACTATATCAGTAACAGCAGGAGCTCTAAATGGAGCACCTGGCTACATCACAGCTCAAGGAAGATCTAGCCCAACAGAGTCGAATGGGTTCGTTTTCAAAGATTGCAACATAATCGGCCATGGAAAGACATATTTAGGGAGACCGTGGAGAGGGTTTGCTAGGGTTCTTTTTTACAACACTTCTATGTCTCAGATCATCGTCCCCGAAGGATGGGATGCTTGGTTGTCCGTCGGCCACGA GTACCAATTGACCTATGCTGAGTATAATTGCCACGGTTTAGGAGCGAACACTACAAGCAGAGTGAAATGGGCCAACAATATGAACATAGATATGTTCAGAAAATTTGCCACAATATCATTCATTGATGATGAAGGTTGGTTCAAGGATGGGAAGTTTAAAATGTTTATACCTTCGCTTAAGTAA